From the Octopus sinensis linkage group LG28, ASM634580v1, whole genome shotgun sequence genome, one window contains:
- the LOC115225702 gene encoding uncharacterized protein LOC115225702, with translation MGRKECQLNNICPDNKSIRLKVTYTCVKETQRIKSCSQSELSKPKGFIQNEKYPSMSIIGVCQWKIHVPQESFIILRLHDVMLQQPSKGACAVGLRIVTERPCEGHNFTSEIICRSKQSFQSRYFLACGNVTVMQVSNTVMHRFRFWISYEVQTFAANKLSYLYDKNLNCIDSKVGYQTWKVDQVNSPHLSHVSSNHSILSETTKLPFNATSPGSDSDNFNGTLNTSNKMKPSVPLYNLKLILAIGAPLLAIILFVSIGICYWRSKRSKRKNNPVSAKDAAVQTLVSRNIENVRHANGILPLQCSDRHHPAIQEGYSHVADEVPFPEAAKMIDATVNTCEAYTEVDEGQIGTVKPLSDRFRYHIARSLPALPGKKSSSNDEWTSTRSRGSSSRASIGSENDYQKAIYEEIPDYYECKKHPSNYSPRVSEPSSVETDSGIESEDKLARSRLERIQNPTNPGALPPYCNLNSNLKTNTNSSSSSTSSSSSGSHKSPPIPALNPRGEIKSDDMSQDVTDPKYHVVERNCTQNNVGETNCRGHSIARSGDDGLVLLENEIYEPYYQQTD, from the exons ATGGGCCGGAAAGAGTGTCAGCTGAACAACATTTGCCCGGACAATAAAAGCATTCGACTAAAAGTCACCTATACTTGTGTCAAAG AAACCCAAAGAATAAAATCTTGCAGCCAAAGTGAACTCTCGAAACCAAAGGGCTTCATCCAGAATGAGAAATATCCTTCCATGTCTATCATTGGAGTTTGCCAATGGAAAATCCATGTTCCTCAGGAGTCTTTCATTATACTGCGTCTTCATGATGTCATGCTTCAGCAACCATCGAAAGGGGCTTGTGCAGTTGGCTTAAGGATAGTCACTGAGAGACCATGTGAAGGCCACAACTTCACCAGTGAAATTATTTGTAGAAGCAAACAGAGTTTTCAATCCAGATATTTTCTCGCCTGTGGTAATGTGACTGTGATGCAGGTCAGCAACACAGTAATGCACCGTTTTCGGTTTTGGATTTCTTATGAAG TACAGACATTTGCCGCTAATAAGCTGTCCTATCTTTATGATAAAAATCTAAACTGCATCGACTCTAAAGTAGGGTACCAGACCTGGAAAGTTGACCAAGTGAACAGCCCTCACCTTAGCCATGTTTCTTCTAACCATTCCATTCTCTCAGAGACAACTAAGTTACCATTCAATGCAA catcaccagggAGCGACTCGGACAACTTCAACGGAACATTAAatacaagcaacaaaatgaagccATCAGTTCCTCTGTATAACTTAA AACTCATACTGGCAATTGGTGCACCATTGTTGGCAATCATCTTATTTGTTTCCATTGGAATATGTTACTG gagaagtaaaagaagtaaaagaaagaacaatCCCGTATCAGCCAAAGATGCTGCTGTCCAGACACTGGTTTCTCGGAACATAGAAAACGTCCGACATGCTAATGGAATACTGCCCTTGCAATGCTCAGACAGACACCACCCAGCTATACAGGAAGGATACAGTCATGTTGCCGACGAAGTTCCGTTCCCAGAAGCAGCCAAAATGATTGACGCCACAGTCAACACTTGTGAAGCCTATACTGAGGTGGATGAAGGACAAATAGGGACCGTCAAGCCCTTGTCCGATAGATTTCGATACCATATTGCTCGTTCTCTGCCTGCTCTGCCTGGGAAAAAATCGTCATCCAACGACGAATGGACATCCACCAGATCACGAGGTTCTAGTAGCCGTGCTTCAATTGGTAGTGAAAATGACTATCAGAAAGCTATCTATGAAGAAATTCCTGATTATTACGAATGCAAAAAGCATCCTTCGAATTATTCTCCAAGAGTGTCAGAACCAAGTTCCGTAGAAACAGATTCAGGAATTGAATCTGAAGACAAACTAGCTCGCAGTCGTTTGGAACGTATTCAAAATCCAACGAATCCTGGTGCTTTGCCTCCTTATTGTAATCTTAATTCTAATCTTAAAACTAATACCAATTCTtcatcgtcgtcgacgtcatcTTCGTCGTCTGGGTCTCACAAATCTCCCCCAATTCCAGCCCTCAATCCAAGAGGTGAAATTAAATCAGACGACATGTCACAAGACGTAACAGATCCTAAATATCATGTGGTAGAAAGGAATTGCACACAGAACAATGTCGGAGAGACAAACTGTAGAGGACATTCAATCGCTAGATCTGGTGATGATGGTTTAGTGttattagaaaatgaaatatatgagcCTTATTATCAACAGACAGACTGA